TTCCGTGCTCAGCTCACGAATGCTGTTGATGGGAGGCACGTTGCCTTGAATCGCGCCCTTGACCGTGTCCACGGCGCGACCCAGGATTCCCTTCTTAGAGGCGACATGCGTGGCGAGCTTGGCTTCCAACTTGATCACACCAATACGGGGGTCGGTTGGGCCACCATCGTGGACGCCATCGCCCATGTCGCCGATCCAGGCCTTCAATTGAGGAGAGTAGTACTTGGAGACGGTGTTAGGGTCTGAAACGATGGATGCGGTGCCGGAGATGGAAGCCCATGATCCGCTGATGGGGTCCAGGAAGGACATGTTGGTTTCTTGGGGGTGAGCGGTCAAATCCATAGTCTTGCCGGAGAAGAGATTGGTGTGGAAGACGAGGTCAATGCCGCCGTGTtcctggaaaagagaagattgTGGGTTAGTTCCATGTTTGTTATTGTGGCATTGATAGCAATTGACCACGACTTTCAAATCCAGCAGGGTTGATTAAATCCAAGACGCGGGGGGTTGATGTGTAGTAGGCTGAACGTGTGGTCAATGTGATCAACGTACAGTGGCGGCCAGAGCCATGCAGCGTGAGGTCAAATACTCTCCATCCGATTGTTTGGTGGTCAACATGCCAAACTTGACCTGGTTGATAAAGTCGACGAGGTCCTGCACCTTCTGTGGCAATGGGGGATCCTCAGAGTTCTGCGCCTTGTAGGGGTCGACATGTTGCTTGCCGGTGGTAGTGTTGATCGTAGCGTTTTCGGTAGACATGATGGTGAGCTTTTCGTTGACGTGGGAATGTGGTCGTGAATGGTAGAGATGACAATGACCGGAGTTTATAAAGCAGATTAAAAAGAAATTGCCTCGgaggtgatgacgatggttAAATGAGGGTGTGTGAGACAAAGTATGTCAAGATGGTCTCAAAAGAGGCAAGCGGGAGCAATCAACTTGCACGCAGCTGACGCACGTCGTTGTGACGTCAGGCGATGAGAATAGATCCGGATCTTCGTGGTCACCGCCCCAGCAACTGTCCACCGCGAGAGTCGAGAACCACCCAGTTGGCCTTTTGGCCAGGCTGGAC
This genomic window from Penicillium oxalicum strain HP7-1 chromosome III, whole genome shotgun sequence contains:
- a CDS encoding Protein bli-3, coding for MSTENATINTTTGKQHVDPYKAQNSEDPPLPQKVQDLVDFINQVKFGMLTTKQSDGEYLTSRCMALAATEHGGIDLVFHTNLFSGKTMDLTAHPQETNMSFLDPISGSWASISGTASIVSDPNTVSKYYSPQLKAWIGDMGDGVHDGGPTDPRIGVIKLEAKLATHVASKKGILGRAVDTVKGAIQGNVPPINSIRELSTEELAEFEG